The Diceros bicornis minor isolate mBicDic1 chromosome 26, mDicBic1.mat.cur, whole genome shotgun sequence sequence TTGCTTAGGGGAACTGCGTGGCAGGTTGGCCAGGGCCTCAGAGGAAGTGACTGCCAGTCAGATGGACTGCACCCCAGGCAGAGAcaaggtggagagaaggggaaCCAgggccttccccctccccctcctgccccactcccttctcaccactgcagGCTCCTCACCCCCACTCATTGTGAGGCTGAGCCGTGCCCTGGCTGTGGCTTATGGTGTCCAACACAGTTGGCCTCAGGCATAAAAGCCCCAGAGGAACATGGCCACAGCCATCATGAGCAGGGCATTGATGTTCACCACACGGGCCCAGCTTGGATCCTCACTGATGTCTTCCAGCCGCCTGGCTGCTGCAGCCACCTCCTCCTGGGTAGGAGCTGGCGGACTGCCTGCCCCACCCTTGCTCATTCCACAGAACCAGAGCAGGCACCGGCGGAATGGGCCTGGTGCTGGGGACTGGAGCTCTGGGAAGAATTGAGGCCCTACACTTAGTGTGAAGGAACTTGGCTCCCCCAGCTCCCTACCCCACCTCCTGGGGCAGTGCCTTACCCTCCATTTCCACTGCATGCTCGGGGCACCCATTCTGTACAGGGGGTGAGGTTGGACCTTCCAGCTCATCAGCGTCCAGGTCCTCCCGCTTCTCCTTGCTGTGCCGGAGACTGAAAACCAGGCGGTGGAGCTGGGGAAGGGTGGGAACAGGGACCAAGTGGCAGTTCTGTTCCCTCACCCCAGATCTTGAGGCCTCTTGTCCACACTGGTACTCCCTAAcctcctctctgtccagcctgcaCACCCAGCCCAGGCTCAGCTCACTCAAAGCCAACCTTCCATGGCTGCCTCCAACTAAACCCGAGCTCCTCTTGGTCCTGCTCACCCCCCTGCTTCATCACCCCAAGTCCCCTGTCTACACTCAAAATTGCAGTACCGTACTTTAGACTCTAGTCTTACAGTCCTTACAGTGGTCCTTCCTGTGGGTATTTGCTCACATAGTTTCCTCCTGCTGCCTTCCCCCCTTCTCCACTGATGAATCCTGCCCATCCTTCCTGGCCCAGCTCTCTTGTCCTGCCCTCCAGTCAGTCCCGCCCTGGAGCACCTGCCCTGCAGCAGCACAAGACCAAACCCTTTTGTGGGTTTTCACTATAGTACTCTGTCCTGCTCAGCCACCCGTCAGGTTCTGTGTTTTGAGTGCCAAAGGCCATGCCAAGGGTTTTCGGGGGCTTTAATCACTTCCCCCACAATATTCAAGTCATGTCCTCCCAAACCACCTCaaataaatgtcatttaaatAAAACAGTGTGCCTGATTTGCAAATGCAACTTCAGAATGCACTCGTAGCCTGCCCTCACCAGCCCTCTGTAGAAATTGGTCCTCCCCAGCGGGCATTCCTGGAAGGGGACTGGCAGACTGCGGGTGGAGAGGGCTGCACTAGCCCACGTGGTGCATGTTTGGTGCCCCTCCAGTGGCCGGCACTTACATGCTTGTGCGGGATGGGTGCTGTGCACAGTGAGACTACAAGGGTGAGGAGGCCAGAGCAGATGAAGAGCACGATGGCAAAGTAGAGGTAGTGCACGCCGCAGAGGAGAGCTGGGCATGCCGAGGGTCGCGTGCAGCTGCCAGAGCCAAAGGAGACCTCCGGAATAAGGCGCGCCAGACCCATCAGCAGGCCCCCAATCAGTCCCCAGAAGGCACCCTGTGGGGGGAGAGAGCATCAGCCTCCTGGGGATGTCCTAGTCCTGCCCCAGGCTcacaacatacacacactcaccttCTCGTTGACGCGGGGCACAAAGAGCGCCAGCACGAAGACAGCGGACACAGGTGGCGCTAGGTAGCTGGAGACTGCCTGGATATAATCAAACAGCTGCCCGCCCTGCGCTGCCTGCACCACAGGTAGCCAGGCCACCGACACGGCCACGATGAACACCACCCAGAGCCTGTGGTGGGTGGCCATGAGATGTCACCCAGGACCCCCGTCTCCCCTCAACTCTACCGGTGCTCCCTGCCCCGACGCCAGGCTGGTTAGTAGATCAGGAGATGGAGGTAAACCCAGGCCGCACCGTCCTACTAGCAGCAGCTCGCGGTCGCCTGCGCCGGGTCGTAGCCGCGTGTAGATGTCCATGGTGAAAAGCGTGCTGCTGCTGTTAAAGATGGAGGCCAGCGAGGACATGAGCGCGGCCAGCATGACCGCCAGCATGAGTCCGCGCAGACCTGCGGGCCAATGGGAGCCATGAGTCTAGGGCCACCAGGGTGTCCTGGGAGGGTGTGGGCTTGGCGAGGGGTAACTCGTCCCAGCGGCAGTCTGCAGCGTGACTGTCCGTGTGAGCAGGGGAATACCCGGGTGTTCGCCCTCACCACTGGGCATGAGCTTCACGACGAGCCGCGGGTAGGCGATGTTGGAGCAGCCCACTTCAGTGCCGCACACGCGCTTACACACCTCGGGCACCACGCACGCCACCTCGTCTGCGGGAAACAGGGCACAACACGGCTAGGACGGGACCTAGTCTGGGAACTCAGATCCCTAAAGCAGGGACGGAGAATCCTAGTGGAGGAGAGATGGGACCACCGGTGGGAGATGGGACTGGGTGACCAGATTCCCAAATCTTAACATGGTAACGGAAATGGGAGACAGGCACCTGGATCCTTGCACAACAAAGGGGCTGGATGGGACACAGGACTCTTGGTCGGGGCGGGGATGAAGACGTTACCCGGGTAAAGAATACGGCTGATCATGCCGGGCATGACCATGAGGAACATGGGCATCAGCTTCAAGTAGCCGCACAGGATGCAGCCCCCCTTGATGTGGGTCAGGTTTTTCCCGGCCAGGCAGCGCTGCACTATGACCTGCGACGAGGGGCATTCAACTACCTGCATCCAGTCCTGGATACCCCCTCCCTCGGGCCTTGCCTCAGCTCGCCGCTTTAATTCAGGCCTCGCCTCTGGCTCAGAGGTGCCAGCAATTCGTTCCACATGCAGACCCTGCCTCTTGGATCCGGCTCCGTTTGGTTTAGCTCCACCCTGGTCCGGTTCCCGCCCCCTCAGGCCAGGCCTTCGACCTAGCTCCCCTGATGGGTTCAGGCTCCGCCCATCTCAGCTCCGCCCACAGCGGTTCTGGTTCCGCACCAGCCTTGCTCCCCGCCCAAGCGCTATCCGCACCTGGTCGCTGCACCAGTACCAGCCTGAGACGATGGTAAGCCCCACGAGCAGCGCGGGCCACGGCAGGTCCCCCGCCACAGGGTCCCGGAGCAGATGGTAGGAGTCGGGGCGGGGTCGATAGCAGGAGCTGGAGATGTTGCCCACGGCCGGATCCTCGGAAACCGTCAGCGACGTCATTGCCCCCAAGTATTTGTCAAAAAGCCCTGAATACCCGCCCACCTCGTGGAAAGCTGTAAGAGCAAGGCCGTCAGGGGACCTGGCGTCCGCGCCAAGGCCCTCCCTAGGACCCACAAGCCGAAAATGCGCAAAGTCCGTGTCCCCAGGTTGAGAGCTCTGCGACCCGCGACCTCCGCGCCCCTCCCCGCTGGGTGATCCCCGTACCGTAACCCATGAGGATGAAGGCCCCCATGAGAATGACGAAGGTCTGCACGGTATCCGTATACATCAGCGCTGCCAGCCCTCCTGCAACAGGCCTGGGTCAGTGGGGACAACCCAGACAGGCTGCCCCTACATGCGGTGTCCGTGCGAATTTGAAAAAGGTGCCCCTTCCTGGAGAACAAATTTCAAAACGATGGCCCATTCCCCAGCCTCCTGCGCTCAGGCGTCAGGAGGGTGGCTGGGTTTTAGGCTCCACTGATGTCCCCTTGGCCAGGCGCCCACGTGCAAGACCCTCACTAAAGTTCCCCTTCTAGGCCTCAGTTTGCTCGTCTGTGTAATAGGAAGGGGTGATTCTCTAAAGTCCGATTCTCAGTTCCATCCCATCCCGGAGACCAGGCCCCATCCACTCTGGTCCAGTGTCGGGCCTCGGGCCCCACCCCGGGACCCTCTGAACTGCACGGGGTTTGGTGAGCAATCCTGGAGACTGGCCaagtcccctctcccctcccaggcgTTCAAGAAGAGTAAGAGCTGCTAAATAAAATCTTCCTTTTTCccgggcccagcacaggcccagCGCTCTGAACTTCCAGTCCAAATCCAAGGAACAGTGGGGAAAGAGAAGGACTTCGCTTTCCAAAGATTTAGgtccttctccttctgggaccacATCACACTTCAGAACCTCCCCACCCCGCTTTGCTATGGTGACTCCCCTCAACCCGCCCTCACATCCACACTCCTAGCGCGGCTCCCGAGCCGGCTCCGTTCCCTAAGCCCCTGCCACGGCCACCTGTCACAGTGTAGATCATGGTGATGCCCAGGAGCGCGATGACAGAGGCATAGATGTTCCAGCCCAGAGCCTGCTGAATGAATACCGCCCCGGAGAACATGTCCACCTTGGGGTAAGGAGCGAGCACGCAGGTCAGGACCCAGGGGTCAGGGCAGAGACCCAGGTCCACCTCCTGCTCAGACCACAGTCCTACATGGCCACGCCTCAAAGGTTCCCTCCTTTTTCAATGGCCCGCCCTTCCCAACTCCCACCCACTGTGGCCGTGGCCCCAGAAACCTACTCCTTCCAGGGCCTGTCTCTGTCACGATTCTTACAGCGATTTCTCTTTGATCCCGCCCCCTCCAAGGCTTTCTGGAGACCTCTACTCCGCGGTCCCGCCCTTCCAGGgtcccgccccgcccgccgcgcaTGCGCACCGAAATCTTGGTAAAGATGTACAGAAAAAGCGAGAGCACCGACAGGTAGAGGCGGATACGATGGCCCCCGAAGCGTTTGCGCAGGTACTGAGGCATCGTAATGACGCCCGCGGTCAGGTACACCGGCGCGAAGAGCCAGCCGAGCAGCAGCACCACGAACAGCGCCTGCGGGCCCAGCGCGACAGCTCTGGGTGAATCCCCGTCTGAGATCCTGCCATAAGCGGGCCTTCGCCCCTGAAGAGTCTGAGAAATTTGCTTCTCTTCTTGAATGTGCTACTCCTAGAAAAGGTCGCACCTGGGGCCCAGAGGACACAACTGGAGACGATGTCCCTGGGCATTAAGGGATGGGGTCTTGACACCTTCTTGGGCCTTTAAACTGGAGTCCACCTTGCCCTCCCAGACCGTGAGCCCTGGCCTGTACCTCCCAAGATGTTCCCTATCTGCCTCTTCTCCTCCATGCCCCCTGCCCCCTGTAGCACATGAACCGAAGCACGGAGCCCTCAGCCTGAGCCCAGCCTCTTCCAAGTAGGgctgcctcccctctcctctccatccaCCCAAACCTTCTGTCCCTCAAGGCTCAGCTCAgaggcctcctcctccaggaagctctgaGCTCAAAGCCCTGGTCTCTCCAACCCTCCAAAGCAAGCCTCAGTCCCAgagctttgtctccttcccactTCTGCAAGGTCCTTTAATTTGGCCCAGAGATCTTCACAGGCCACAACTTCAGAGACCATCAGAACACACACTTTACTATCTTTGAGGCTGTTCACCCCACTTCAGAGGAGAAAATCAAGGCCACAGAGGGTAGTAGCTGGTCCAGGCTCACACAGCAAGTCAGGAGCAGGCCCTACCCCTGCCCTGAAAGTGGTCATCTGCTACATCCCCTTGCCCCCAAGCTGGGGGTGTGACCGTCACTCGAAGCCCAGCCCCACCCAATTAGGAAGTCCCACCTCCAGGTTCATATTCCCCCTGCCTGGAGCCTCCCCAGGTCTGACTCTTCCAGGGGTTCCCAGTGGGGGTGGAGGTTGTTGGCAAAAGTGGGCCTCACATTCCACTCAAATCCAGCCACAGCCAAGCCGCCTGCTGCACCACTCCCTGCCAGGCCCACGAAGTGGCCGCTGCCGATGTTGCTGGCAAAGAGAGAGGCCCCAACCTGGGTGGCCAGAGATGGGGGTGAGCCAGGCTGCTTCTCTAGGCCTCCTCCCACTCCATAGCCCAGCGTGTCTCACCGGCCACCACACCATGCTTCGTCCCGCCAGGAAGTAGCCTCCGACAGTGCCTCTGTTGGTTCTCCACATGGACTGGGGGACAGGAATGGAGGGAGACCTGGGTTTGGGGCACATCTTTGGACCTCATTAGCCTCCTCAACACATTCCTCAGCCTTGTTTCAGGCTGAAGATTAACCAGTGCTCGGCTCCTCTAATGGttcacaccccaccccaccccacccccaacctcttcCCAAGCACCCATAGCGACCCAGTCCCTAACCTAGTGTCCAACTACCCAAGCCAGAGTGTGGCTGGATTCAGCTTGACTTTTGTGGGGGCCTTGGATCAGGCCTATGGGCTTCTTCTGGTCAGCCATAATgtagaaagaggaacagagacctCATTTAGAATGTTGTCTCTGATGAAAATCCTCTGACCCCGTCAACTAGCCTGATCCAAAGTTGGGAAGACAAGGAATGAGTGTTGGCTCGGCCTCCCTGAGGCTATCAAAAGACTTTCTTGTCCCCCTGCCCCGGGTTTCTCGCTCAAAGatgcagacatcctgcccctacCACTACCTGAGTCTCCCTGAGACATTTCCCCCAGGCTCCAGAAGCCTGGTCCCTAGTAGTACCCCCTCGACTTCTTACCCATAAGCCGACACCAATGACCAGCAGGAAATAAACAGCAATGACCAGAATATCAGCAGGATTGTCGATTAGGACCCTCTGGTCCCCTAGCCCTGGTGCTGAGCCTGCCTCTGTGTGTTCCTCCATTCTGCCCAGGATCTGCCCCTCAAGGGATGAGCCCCTGGATTTCCCCAGGGGAAGGATTAATGGTTACCTCAGGGGCAGTGAGCCGACAAGTCCCCCAGGTCTTGTTGCCCCTCCCCGGCTTTGTTTCGCTGAATCAGTTCTCATCAAGGCCGAAGGCTGGTCCTGGGCAACTAGACCCTTTCGAGTTAAGGAGCACTCCTTTTTTGGCCTTAGCCCCCATCCCTTCCCCAGTCCCCCAGGCTCAAAAATCACTTCTTTCACCCCGTTAAAATGCCTAACCTTCAGCTTTGACCTAGGGAGCCTGGCTGAGCCAGCCCCCTGGTTCTGACTAATCCAGAGGGATCATTTTCAACCCCAAATCTGACAGtgtcactcccctgctcagaAACCCTCCATAGCTCCCCATCACACTCAGGAGGAAGTAGAAGATCCTCAGTCTGATGTTCAAGCCCGCCTCGCCCCGACTCCTACCCGCTCTTCCCCTTGCTGCTCCGTACCAAATCTAGAGTGGCGTCACATTTCCTTCCCATGCCCTTGGCCTGCCCAGCCCATATATTTTCATACCTCCAAACTTTTGCATAGGCTGTGCCTTCTGCTTAGagtgcctccctgcctcccaaaTGGCCAACTGCTACTCGGCCTTCAATACCCAGCCCATGTCATCTCTTCAGGAAGACTTCTCTGACTTTTCTGATACAGTTCTGAGCACATTGTGTGGTCCTTGCCTGCATACAGGTCATCTCCCCAACTACCTAAAGACTCCTCAAGAGCAGGGAATGATCTGATTCATCCCTGGAGTTGCATTGCTCAGCACAGGGCTGGATATAAGAAGGGAGGAGGTTGATGAGGATCTGTACCTCTGCTTTTCCAAAAGAATTGACCAGACTTGGATCTCTGGTTATGGAAGTTGGGTTCATGCCTGAGATGGGGGACAGAGAACAATATTTTAGAGGAATATGATGAGTTATGTTTAAGGAATGCCTTAGTTTGGGTTCCTTCAAAAGCAGACCCTAAGATGAGAATTGGGGTGCAAGGGCTTTACTGGGGGAAGTGATCCCAGTAATGGCCATAAAGGAGTGGGGAAGTGagataaagaaaggagaaaagccaATAAATGGTGTGTTGATTAACAGGTTACCACCGTGAACAATTGGAACCCAATCCCAATGAGGACCCTCTGAAACACTGTGGAGAACATACCTCAGAATTGACCTCCAGGGGcaagcccagtggcgtagtggttaagtacatgcgctctgcttcagtggcccggagttcacgggttcagatcccagccgcAGACCaacacatcacttgtcaagccatgctgtggtggcgtcccatataaagtagaggaggatgggcatggatattagcccagggccaatcttcctcagca is a genomic window containing:
- the SLC5A2 gene encoding sodium/glucose cotransporter 2, giving the protein MEEHTEAGSAPGLGDQRVLIDNPADILVIAVYFLLVIGVGLWSMWRTNRGTVGGYFLAGRSMVWWPVGASLFASNIGSGHFVGLAGSGAAGGLAVAGFEWNALFVVLLLGWLFAPVYLTAGVITMPQYLRKRFGGHRIRLYLSVLSLFLYIFTKISVDMFSGAVFIQQALGWNIYASVIALLGITMIYTVTGGLAALMYTDTVQTFVILMGAFILMGYAFHEVGGYSGLFDKYLGAMTSLTVSEDPAVGNISSSCYRPRPDSYHLLRDPVAGDLPWPALLVGLTIVSGWYWCSDQVIVQRCLAGKNLTHIKGGCILCGYLKLMPMFLMVMPGMISRILYPDEVACVVPEVCKRVCGTEVGCSNIAYPRLVVKLMPSGLRGLMLAVMLAALMSSLASIFNSSSTLFTMDIYTRLRPGAGDRELLLVGRLWVVFIVAVSVAWLPVVQAAQGGQLFDYIQAVSSYLAPPVSAVFVLALFVPRVNEKGAFWGLIGGLLMGLARLIPEVSFGSGSCTRPSACPALLCGVHYLYFAIVLFICSGLLTLVVSLCTAPIPHKHLHRLVFSLRHSKEKREDLDADELEGPTSPPVQNGCPEHAVEMEELQSPAPGPFRRCLLWFCGMSKGGAGSPPAPTQEEVAAAARRLEDISEDPSWARVVNINALLMMAVAMFLWGFYA